One genomic region from Euzebya tangerina encodes:
- a CDS encoding aminoglycoside phosphotransferase family protein: protein MMHTDELNVSAATVRALLRDQFSELAHLPLRRYESSGTVNAIFRLGESLAAKFPLRKGKPEEVASVIAKEKAAAVRIAGLSPVPVPSFVGMGRPGAGYPLAWSVQTWLPGEVATSTSLGDSETFAMDLAGLIGALRYGDTRGEAFAGSNRGGSLPVHDEWVDECLQRSRGLLDTELLRALWQDFRRLPQPPTDVLSHTDLIPANLLTDGTHLTGVLDVGGFGPADPALDLVAGWHLLDVGPRQIFRELLGSDDVEWQRGKAWAFEQALGAVWYYLGSNHVMTEMGSWTLHRIVEDETGDGNLLAHSGSTIWKMLATS, encoded by the coding sequence CCTTCGCGACCAGTTCAGCGAGTTGGCGCACCTGCCCCTCCGCCGGTACGAGTCCTCGGGCACGGTCAACGCGATCTTCCGTCTCGGCGAGTCGCTGGCGGCCAAGTTCCCACTGCGCAAAGGCAAGCCCGAGGAGGTGGCAAGCGTCATCGCCAAAGAGAAGGCGGCCGCCGTGCGCATAGCCGGCTTGAGTCCTGTGCCCGTCCCTTCCTTCGTCGGAATGGGCCGCCCGGGTGCTGGCTACCCGCTTGCGTGGTCGGTGCAGACCTGGTTGCCGGGGGAGGTGGCGACCAGCACCTCGCTGGGGGACTCGGAGACCTTCGCCATGGATCTCGCAGGCCTCATCGGCGCCTTGAGGTATGGCGACACACGTGGCGAGGCCTTCGCGGGCAGCAACAGGGGCGGGTCGTTGCCGGTCCACGACGAGTGGGTCGATGAGTGCCTCCAGAGGAGCCGAGGGCTGCTGGACACCGAACTCCTCAGGGCGCTCTGGCAAGACTTCAGGCGGCTGCCCCAGCCTCCCACCGACGTGCTTAGCCACACCGACCTGATCCCGGCCAACCTCCTGACGGATGGCACGCATCTGACCGGTGTCCTCGACGTCGGTGGCTTCGGTCCGGCCGATCCTGCATTGGACCTCGTGGCCGGTTGGCACCTGCTGGACGTCGGTCCGCGTCAGATCTTCAGGGAGCTGCTCGGCAGCGACGACGTCGAGTGGCAGCGAGGCAAGGCTTGGGCCTTCGAGCAGGCGCTCGGTGCGGTGTGGTACTACCTCGGGTCCAACCACGTGATGACGGAGATGGGTTCCTGGACCCTCCATCGGATCGTCGAAGACGAGACCGGTGACGGCAACCTCTTGGCACATTCAGGGAGCACGATCTGGAAGATGTTGGCAACCTCCTGA